AACTTAAAGCAAGCTAAAGATGCAGAAGATATTTTAATCAAAAGCTATGAAACAGGAACGATTGATTTTAATGATGTTTTGGATATTCAAGAGTTGCAACTAAAGTTTCAAATGAACCAAATAGAATCTGTGAAGACTTACTATGTGCAAAGTACAATTATCAACTATTTAATTCAGTAAACAAATGAAACATATATATATAATAAAAGGAATGACCTGTGGCAGTTGTAAAGCATCTGTAGAAAAAAGTTTAAGAGATATAGATGATGTTTCCGATGTCGAAGTTAATCTTGAAAATCAAGAAGCAACAATAACTATGGATAAACATATTGATATTGTAGAACTTCAAAAATCCTTAGCATCAAAATATACCATAACTCAAAAAGAGGTAAAAAATGTTTTTACTTCTACGCAATCTTCAACTTTTGAAATTGAAGAAGAAAAAAGCAAATTACAACAACTCAAACCACTATTGCTAATCATCTTTTATATAGCAACAGCAAGTATATTATTACATTATAAAAATTGGAGTTGGAGTGCGTTTATGCTCGACTTTATGGGCTTATTCTACATTGTTTTTAGTTTTTTCAAGATGTTAGATTTAAAAGGTTTTCCTGAATCCTTCCGTATGTACGACCCTTTAGCTAAACGTGTTCCTTTTTATGGGAAAGTTTATCCATTTATTGAAACAGCTTTAGGACTAATGTTTTTAATGCGGTTTGAAATCAATATAGCCTTAAAAATTACACTAATAGTATTAGGGATAACAACTATTGGAGTAACAAAAACATTATTGGACAAAAAATCAATACAATGTGCGTGTTTAGGTACTGCTTTAAAATTACCTATGACAGAAGCCACTTTTATTGAAAATGCTATTATGATTGTAATGGCAATATTAATGTTATTAAACATCTTTTAAAATGAAAAAGTATATAATATATATTGGAATATTAGCTGTAGGTCTACTTTTAGGGTGGATACTCTTTGGTGGCTCATCAAAAGACGAAACAGACCATAATCACGATGCAGTTACAGAAACCAATCAAATGTGGACCTGTTCAATGCATCCACAGATTATGCAACCAGAAGCAGGAGATTGCCCCATTTGTGGTATGGATTTAATTCCTTCAGAAGCTGGCGCTGATGGTTTGGCAGTAGACGAATTTAAACTGACTGAAAATGCAATGGCTCTGGCAAATATCCAAACAACTGTTGTTGGTAAAGGCAATCTAGAAGGCAATACCATAAAACTATCTGGTAAAATTGCTGAAAATGAAGAAGCCAATGCAGTACAAGTCAGTTATTTCTCTGGAAGAATTGAACGTTTAAATGTGAGTTTTACTGGCGAAGAAGTCCGTAAAGGTAAATTATTGGCAACTATTTATTCGCCAGAATTGTATGCAGCACAACAAGAACTCATTACAGCAGCATCTTTAAAAGAATCACAACCTGCGTTATACAAAGCAGTGCGTAATAAATTAAAACTTTGGAAGCTCTCTGAAAATCAAATCAATCAGATTGAAGAAACCCAAAAAGTGAAGGAAAACTTTCCTGTGTATGCAACAGTTTCAGGAACTGTCGCAGAAAAACTGGTAGAGCAAGGTGATTATATTAAACAAGGTCAACCTTTATTAAAAATTGCCAATCTAAACACAGTTTGGGGAAATTTTGATGTGTATGAAAATCAGATTGATTTGTTTGAAAAAGGACAGGAAGTAATGATTACAACCAATGCCTATTCTAATAAAGAATTTAGAGGTAAAGTCGATTTTATAGACCCAGTTTTAAACACAAAAACAAGAACAGTAACCTTGCGTGTGGTTCTAAACAACAAGGATGATGTATTTAAACCAGGAATGTTTGTAACCGCAAATATTGATGGTGTTAAGAATGAAAATAAAGAAGCTTTATCTATTCCAGCATCTGCTGTGTTATGGACAGGTGAGCGTTCTGTGGTGTATCTTAAAACAAATCCTGACCAACCTATTTTTGAAATGCGTGAAATTAAATTAGGCAATCAAATTGGTAATGAATATGAAGTTGTAGAAGGTTTATTTGTTGGAAATGAAATAGTGACTAACGGAGCCTTTACGGTTGATGCAGCAGCACAATTACAAGGCAAGAAATCAATGATGAATAAAGATGGTGGTAAAGTAATGACTGGTCACGAAGGTCATTTAGGTATGGATAACAATTCATCCAACAAAGAAACAGACCACACCAATATGAATGAACGTTTGGAAGTATCAGAGAAATTTCAACAACAGTTAAATAGTGTTTACAATGAGTATATCAATTTAAAAGATGCTTTAGTAAAAGAAGATTCAAAAAGTGCTTCAACAAGCGCATCTACTTTACTAAACAATTTAACCAAAGTAGATATGAAATTGTTATCAGATAATAAGGCGCATAAACATTGGATGTCATTAGAAAAGGAAATTAAATCTTCTACAACTTCTATTTCTAAAGCGTCCGATATAAAAGCACAAAGAGACCATTTCAAGCATTTGTCATCACATCTAATCAATGCTGTTCAACTATTTGGTGTAAATGA
This genomic stretch from Tenacibaculum jejuense harbors:
- a CDS encoding heavy-metal-associated domain-containing protein, which codes for MKHIYIIKGMTCGSCKASVEKSLRDIDDVSDVEVNLENQEATITMDKHIDIVELQKSLASKYTITQKEVKNVFTSTQSSTFEIEEEKSKLQQLKPLLLIIFYIATASILLHYKNWSWSAFMLDFMGLFYIVFSFFKMLDLKGFPESFRMYDPLAKRVPFYGKVYPFIETALGLMFLMRFEINIALKITLIVLGITTIGVTKTLLDKKSIQCACLGTALKLPMTEATFIENAIMIVMAILMLLNIF
- a CDS encoding efflux RND transporter periplasmic adaptor subunit, with the translated sequence MKKYIIYIGILAVGLLLGWILFGGSSKDETDHNHDAVTETNQMWTCSMHPQIMQPEAGDCPICGMDLIPSEAGADGLAVDEFKLTENAMALANIQTTVVGKGNLEGNTIKLSGKIAENEEANAVQVSYFSGRIERLNVSFTGEEVRKGKLLATIYSPELYAAQQELITAASLKESQPALYKAVRNKLKLWKLSENQINQIEETQKVKENFPVYATVSGTVAEKLVEQGDYIKQGQPLLKIANLNTVWGNFDVYENQIDLFEKGQEVMITTNAYSNKEFRGKVDFIDPVLNTKTRTVTLRVVLNNKDDVFKPGMFVTANIDGVKNENKEALSIPASAVLWTGERSVVYLKTNPDQPIFEMREIKLGNQIGNEYEVVEGLFVGNEIVTNGAFTVDAAAQLQGKKSMMNKDGGKVMTGHEGHLGMDNNSSNKETDHTNMNERLEVSEKFQQQLNSVYNEYINLKDALVKEDSKSASTSASTLLNNLTKVDMKLLSDNKAHKHWMSLEKEIKSSTTSISKASDIKAQRDHFKHLSSHLINAVQLFGVNEKVYLEFCPMADNNKGAFWLSKEEKVINPYFGDAMLTCGEVKQIIE